From Echeneis naucrates chromosome 7, fEcheNa1.1, whole genome shotgun sequence, one genomic window encodes:
- the slc6a8 gene encoding sodium- and chloride-dependent creatine transporter 1 isoform X2 — translation MEKQTLPTSSCSLILLEETKKTPLLLSNGSGSSYPPAAANGSLSQLPTVVAGAGSGVVVGSACGGLDKKGGVVSGAGPGYQERETWTRQMDFIMSCVGFAVGLGNVWRFPYLCYKNGGGVFLIPYMLIVFIGGIPIFFLEIALGQFMKAGSINVWNIAPLFKGLGYASMVIVFFCNTYYIMVLAWGFYYLIKSFSSTLPWSTCDNEWNTPSCIEIFHQQNCKNGSFANTTVAANMTCAELADLRSPIIEFWERKVLNISSGLDEPGHMNWELMLCLMAVWVLVYFCVWKGVKSTGKIVYFTATFPYVVLIILLVRGVTLPGAYAGIMYYIKPDWSKLEEAQVWIDAGTQIFFSYAIGLGALTALGSYNRFNNDCYNGTSFFAGFVVFSILGFMAAEQGVDISQVAESGPGLAFIAYPKAVSLMPVAPLWAALFFFMLLLLGLDSQFVGVEGFVTGILDLFPGKYYHRYKREIAVAICCLLCFIIDLSMVTQGGMYVFQLFDYYSASGMTLLWQAFWECIVVAWVYGADRFMDDVARMIGYRPFPWMKWCWSFITPCVCMGIFLFHLVNYKPLTYNNVYVYPWWGEVIGWCLALSSMLCIPVSLLYKLFRAKGTFKERWTHLTSPVWGAHHLEYMAPDIKSMSPLSPGTDDNKVIIFESVM, via the exons ATGGAGAAGCAGACCCTCCCAACCTCATCCTGCTCCCTGATCCTCCTGGAGGAGACCAAAAAGACTCCACTCCTCCTGTCCAATGGCAGCGGCAGCAGTTACCCGCCCGCAGCTGCTAATGGCAGCCTTAGCCAACTGCCGACAGTGGTGGCAGGGGCTGGCAGTGGTGTGGTGGTGGGTAGTGCGTGTGGCGGTCTGGACAAGAAAGGAGGTGTGGTGTCAGGGGCAGGACCAGGATACCAGGAGCGGGAGACGTGGACGCGGCAGATGGACTTCATAATGTCCTGCGTCGGCTTCGCCGTGGGACTTGGCAATGTCTGGAGGTTTCCTTACCTGTGCTACAAAAACGGAGGAG GTGTCTTCCTGATCCCCTACATGCTTATCGTCTTCATCGGAGGAATCCCCATCTTCTTCCTGGAGATCGCTCTGGGACAGTTCATGAAGGCCGGAAGCATCAACGTGTGGAACATTGCTCCGCTGTTTAAAG GTCTGGGTTATGCCTCCATggtcattgtgtttttctgtaacACCTATTACATCATGGTCTTGGCCTGGGGCTTCTACTACCTGATCAAGTCCTTTAGCTCCACCCTCCCCTGGTCCACCTGTGACAACGAATGGAACACGCCCAGCTGCATCGAGATCTTCCATCAACAGAACTGCAAAAACGGCAGCTTTGCCAACACGACCGTTGCTGCCAACATGACCTGCGCCGAGCTGGCAGACCTACGATCACCCATCATCGAGTTCTGGGA GAGAAAGGTGCTGAACATCTCGTCTGGTCTGGATGAACCTGGACACATGAACTGGGAGCTGATGCTGTGTCTCATGGCGGTCTGGGTCCTGGTCTACTTCTGTGTCTGGAAGGGAGTTAAATCCACTGGGAAG attgtGTACTTCACAGCCACCTTCCCCTACGTGGTCCTGATCATCCTGCTGGTCCGTGGCGTCACTCTCCCCGGAGCGTATGCCGGCATCATGTACTACATCAAACCGGACTGGTCCAaactggaggaggcccag GTGTGGATAGATGCCGGGACACAGATCTTCTTCTCCTACGCCATTGGGCTGGGAGCTCTGACAGCACTGGGCAGCTACAACCGCTTCAACAACGACTGCTACAA TGGAACCAGTTTCTTTGCTGGTTTCGTGGTGTTTTCTATTCTGGGCTTCAtggcagcagagcagggagTCGACATTTCACAGGTGGCTGAGTCAG GTCCTGGTCTGGCCTTCATTGCGTACCCGAAGGCCGTGAGTCTGATGCCAGTGGCGCCGCTGTGGGCGgcgctcttcttcttcatgctgctgctgctgggcctTGACAGTCAG TTTGTTGGGGTGGAGGGTTTTGTAACTGGAATCCTGGACCTGTTCCCTGGAAAATATTACCATCGCTACAAACGGGAGATTGCTGTGGCGATTTGCTGCTTACTGTGTTTCATCATCGACCTCTCTATGGTGACACAG ggGGGGATGTATGTCTTCCAGCTGTTTGACTACTATTCGGCCAGCGGAATGACCCTGTTGTGGCAAGCATTCTGGGAATGCATAGTAGTTGCCTGGGTCTACG GTGCTGACCGCTTCATGGATGACGTAGCTCGTATGATTGGCTATCGGCCATTTCCCTGGATGAAGTGGTGCTGGTCCTTTATAACTCCGTGTGTCTGCATG GGTATCTTCCTGTTCCACCTGGTCAACTACAAGCCGCTGACCTACAACAACGTGTACGTTTACCCCTGGTGGGGCGAAGTGATTGGCTGGTGTTTGGCTCTGTCCTCCATGCTCTGCATTCCCGTCAGCCTCCTCTACAAACTCTTCCGAGCCAAGGGAACGTTCAAAGAG CGCTGGACCCACCTGACCAGTCCCGTGTGGGGAGCCCATCACCTGGAGTACATGGCCCCTGACATCAAGTCCATGAGTCCGCTGTCCCCCGGCACCGATGACAACAAGGTCATCATCTTTGAGAGTGTTATGTAG
- the slc35a2 gene encoding UDP-galactose translocator, whose protein sequence is MVLLISPQLPETQLRPNIRLQTGCLLFNQDSTRVRIRSRAGLDCEPGLAGRLEERWPRKSSMTETNHGQAAEEKAANRSQSEVNRKLKYISLAVLVVQNASLILSIRYVRTLPGDHFFTTSAVVMAEVLKVLTCLLIILLQKRFSVKLTTLFLVDSVLLQYKDTLKLAVPSLIYTLQNNLQYIAISNLPAATFQVTYQLKILTTALFSVLMLRKSLSRVQWVSLLLLFAGVAVVQVQQEGNKEASVSGTNNQNYMVGLVAVVISCLSSGFAGVYFEKILKGSSASVWVRNVQLGIFGTALGMLGLWWNDGAAIAERGFLFGYTDMVWCVIFNQAFGGLLVAVVVKYADNILKGFATSFSIIVSTVMSIYLFGFHVDLLFTAGAGLVIGAVYMYSLPKVTSGGAPSNLSSSSSSSASSTLPRTDRSTEMEVFLPKCAGKQKGS, encoded by the exons ATGGTCCTGCTGATCTCTCCCCAGCTTCCCGAAACTCAGCTCCGGCCCAACATCCGTCTTCAGACCGGCTGCCTCCTCTTTAACCAGGACAGCACCCGGGTCCGGATCCGGTCTCGGGCCGGTCTGGACTGTGAGCCGGGTCTAGCTGGGAGGCTAGAGGAGCGTTGGCCGAGGAAGAGCAGCATGACCGAGACAAACCACGGCCAGGCGGCCGAGGAGAAGGCAGCCAACCGGAGCCAGAGTGAAG TCAACAGGAAGTTGAAGTACATCAGCCTGGCGGTGCTCGTGGTCCAGAATGCTTCGCTCATCCTCAGCATCCGATACGTCCGCACGTTGCCAGGCGACCACTTCTTTACGACGTCAGCTGTGGTGATGGCGGAGGTGCTGAAGGTGCTGACATGTCTGCTCATCATCCTCCTGCAGAAGAGAT TCAGTGTGAAGCTGACGACCTTGTTCCTGGTGGACTCAGTCCTGCTCCAGTACAAAGACACCCTAAAACTGGCTGTCCCCTCCCTCATCTACACGCTGCAGAACAACCTGCAGTACATTGCCATCTCCAACTTGCCCGCTGCCACCTTCCAG GTGACCTACCAGCTGAAGATCTTGACCACGGCTCTGTTCAGTGTGCTGATGCTGAGGAAGAGTCTGTCCAGAGTCCAGTGGGTgtctctgctcctgctgtttgCTGGAGTCGCTGTCGTACAG GTGCAGCAGGAGGGTAACAAGGAGGCGTCTGTGTCGGGAACCAACAATCAGAACTACATGGTGGGTTTAGTTGCCGTGGTGATCAGCTGCTTGTCTTCAGGCTTCGCTGGTGTTTACTTTGAGAAGATCCTGAAGGGAAGCTCCGCCTCCGTCTGGGTGAGGAACGTACAACTGGGGATCTTTGGCACTGCACTTGGCATGCTGGGATTGTGGTGGAATGATGGCGCCGCCATCGCTGAGCGCGGCTTCCTGTTTGGCTACACCGACATGGTGTGGTGTGTCATCTTCAACCAAGCATTTGGCGGGTTGCTGGTGGCCGTGGTGGTGAAGTACGCTGACAACATCCTGAAGGGCTTTGCCACTTCCTTCTCCATCATTGTCTCCACGGTGATGTCCATCTACCTGTTTGGCTTCCACGTGGACCTTCTCTTCACAGCAGGGGCGGGGCTTGTCATCGGTGCCGTGTACATGTACAGTCTCCCCAAAGTGACCAGTGGTGGCGCCCCCTCGAATCTGagctcctcctcatcttcctcagcaTCTTCTACGTTACCGAGGACGGACAGAAGCACAGAGATGGAGGTGTTTCTTCCAAA GTGTGCAGGTAAACAGAAAGGATCCTGA
- the slc6a8 gene encoding sodium- and chloride-dependent creatine transporter 1 isoform X1 — protein MEKQTLPTSSCSLILLEETKKTPLLLSNGSGSSYPPAAANGSLSQLPTVVAGAGSGVVVGSACGGLDKKGGVVSGAGPGYQERETWTRQMDFIMSCVGFAVGLGNVWRFPYLCYKNGGGVFLIPYMLIVFIGGIPIFFLEIALGQFMKAGSINVWNIAPLFKGLGYASMVIVFFCNTYYIMVLAWGFYYLIKSFSSTLPWSTCDNEWNTPSCIEIFHQQNCKNGSFANTTVAANMTCAELADLRSPIIEFWERKVLNISSGLDEPGHMNWELMLCLMAVWVLVYFCVWKGVKSTGKIVYFTATFPYVVLIILLVRGVTLPGAYAGIMYYIKPDWSKLEEAQVWIDAGTQIFFSYAIGLGALTALGSYNRFNNDCYKDAFVLALINSGTSFFAGFVVFSILGFMAAEQGVDISQVAESGPGLAFIAYPKAVSLMPVAPLWAALFFFMLLLLGLDSQFVGVEGFVTGILDLFPGKYYHRYKREIAVAICCLLCFIIDLSMVTQGGMYVFQLFDYYSASGMTLLWQAFWECIVVAWVYGADRFMDDVARMIGYRPFPWMKWCWSFITPCVCMGIFLFHLVNYKPLTYNNVYVYPWWGEVIGWCLALSSMLCIPVSLLYKLFRAKGTFKERWTHLTSPVWGAHHLEYMAPDIKSMSPLSPGTDDNKVIIFESVM, from the exons ATGGAGAAGCAGACCCTCCCAACCTCATCCTGCTCCCTGATCCTCCTGGAGGAGACCAAAAAGACTCCACTCCTCCTGTCCAATGGCAGCGGCAGCAGTTACCCGCCCGCAGCTGCTAATGGCAGCCTTAGCCAACTGCCGACAGTGGTGGCAGGGGCTGGCAGTGGTGTGGTGGTGGGTAGTGCGTGTGGCGGTCTGGACAAGAAAGGAGGTGTGGTGTCAGGGGCAGGACCAGGATACCAGGAGCGGGAGACGTGGACGCGGCAGATGGACTTCATAATGTCCTGCGTCGGCTTCGCCGTGGGACTTGGCAATGTCTGGAGGTTTCCTTACCTGTGCTACAAAAACGGAGGAG GTGTCTTCCTGATCCCCTACATGCTTATCGTCTTCATCGGAGGAATCCCCATCTTCTTCCTGGAGATCGCTCTGGGACAGTTCATGAAGGCCGGAAGCATCAACGTGTGGAACATTGCTCCGCTGTTTAAAG GTCTGGGTTATGCCTCCATggtcattgtgtttttctgtaacACCTATTACATCATGGTCTTGGCCTGGGGCTTCTACTACCTGATCAAGTCCTTTAGCTCCACCCTCCCCTGGTCCACCTGTGACAACGAATGGAACACGCCCAGCTGCATCGAGATCTTCCATCAACAGAACTGCAAAAACGGCAGCTTTGCCAACACGACCGTTGCTGCCAACATGACCTGCGCCGAGCTGGCAGACCTACGATCACCCATCATCGAGTTCTGGGA GAGAAAGGTGCTGAACATCTCGTCTGGTCTGGATGAACCTGGACACATGAACTGGGAGCTGATGCTGTGTCTCATGGCGGTCTGGGTCCTGGTCTACTTCTGTGTCTGGAAGGGAGTTAAATCCACTGGGAAG attgtGTACTTCACAGCCACCTTCCCCTACGTGGTCCTGATCATCCTGCTGGTCCGTGGCGTCACTCTCCCCGGAGCGTATGCCGGCATCATGTACTACATCAAACCGGACTGGTCCAaactggaggaggcccag GTGTGGATAGATGCCGGGACACAGATCTTCTTCTCCTACGCCATTGGGCTGGGAGCTCTGACAGCACTGGGCAGCTACAACCGCTTCAACAACGACTGCTACAA AGACGCCTTCGTTCTGGCTCTGATCAACAGTGGAACCAGTTTCTTTGCTGGTTTCGTGGTGTTTTCTATTCTGGGCTTCAtggcagcagagcagggagTCGACATTTCACAGGTGGCTGAGTCAG GTCCTGGTCTGGCCTTCATTGCGTACCCGAAGGCCGTGAGTCTGATGCCAGTGGCGCCGCTGTGGGCGgcgctcttcttcttcatgctgctgctgctgggcctTGACAGTCAG TTTGTTGGGGTGGAGGGTTTTGTAACTGGAATCCTGGACCTGTTCCCTGGAAAATATTACCATCGCTACAAACGGGAGATTGCTGTGGCGATTTGCTGCTTACTGTGTTTCATCATCGACCTCTCTATGGTGACACAG ggGGGGATGTATGTCTTCCAGCTGTTTGACTACTATTCGGCCAGCGGAATGACCCTGTTGTGGCAAGCATTCTGGGAATGCATAGTAGTTGCCTGGGTCTACG GTGCTGACCGCTTCATGGATGACGTAGCTCGTATGATTGGCTATCGGCCATTTCCCTGGATGAAGTGGTGCTGGTCCTTTATAACTCCGTGTGTCTGCATG GGTATCTTCCTGTTCCACCTGGTCAACTACAAGCCGCTGACCTACAACAACGTGTACGTTTACCCCTGGTGGGGCGAAGTGATTGGCTGGTGTTTGGCTCTGTCCTCCATGCTCTGCATTCCCGTCAGCCTCCTCTACAAACTCTTCCGAGCCAAGGGAACGTTCAAAGAG CGCTGGACCCACCTGACCAGTCCCGTGTGGGGAGCCCATCACCTGGAGTACATGGCCCCTGACATCAAGTCCATGAGTCCGCTGTCCCCCGGCACCGATGACAACAAGGTCATCATCTTTGAGAGTGTTATGTAG